A section of the Verrucomicrobium sp. GAS474 genome encodes:
- a CDS encoding alpha-galactosidase translates to MPIVYDSHHKIFFLHTPRTTYALGIGPQKSLIHLHWGARIGEGNLWAATPRWEAAFCPNFEPKDRTYSFDLLPAEYPVYGRSDFRSPAATAVFPDGSRVFDLFYKTHRITSGKPKLKGLPATYVERSAEASTLEIDLLDAKSGLVATLSYTVYEKRDALTRSVSFRNGGKESLVLDRVFSASVDFPHANLDFLQLSGAWARERDVIRQPLRSGIQSVESRRGASSHQQNPFIALLDPKADERQGEVYGLSLVYSGNFLAQAEVDQMGTTRVQIGINPFDFSWKIEPGASFQAPETVLVYSAEGLDGMSQTYHSLYRERLARGAWRDKERPVLVNNWEATYFDFTATKLEALARESKKLGVELLVLDDGWFGKRNDDTTSLGDWVVDRKKLPKGLADLSARIHKIGLKFGLWFEPEMISPDSDLYRAHPDWCLHAPGRSRTTGRNQLVLDYSRPEICDWIVKTMGAVLSEAKIDYVKWDMNRHLTEIGSATLPADRQKETAHRHILGVYGVMERLTRKFPKVLFEGCSGGGGRFDPGILHYLPQTWASDNSDAISRLRIQYGTTLVYPVSSMTAHVSAVPNHQVHRLTPLKTRGDVAMAGNFGYELDFGNLSAEEKKEVAAQVAFYKRHRKLIQFGRFHRLASPFEGNSTAWAVVSPDGGEALVWNIDVLHPANPGHRRLRVAGLDPKRTYRVVGTKHTFGGDLLRNVGLLVPLQKHDFQSTVWELKAV, encoded by the coding sequence ATGCCCATCGTTTACGATTCCCATCACAAGATCTTCTTCCTCCACACCCCCCGCACGACCTATGCGCTGGGCATCGGGCCGCAGAAAAGCCTCATCCACCTCCATTGGGGAGCCCGGATCGGCGAGGGGAATCTCTGGGCGGCGACGCCCCGCTGGGAGGCCGCCTTCTGCCCGAACTTCGAGCCGAAGGACCGGACCTATTCCTTCGACCTCCTTCCCGCCGAATATCCGGTCTACGGCCGCAGCGATTTCCGTTCCCCCGCCGCCACCGCGGTCTTCCCCGACGGCAGCCGCGTCTTCGATCTCTTTTACAAGACCCACCGCATCACCTCCGGCAAGCCGAAGCTGAAGGGCCTCCCCGCGACCTACGTGGAGCGCTCCGCCGAGGCCTCGACCCTCGAGATCGACCTCCTCGACGCGAAGAGCGGCCTCGTCGCCACTCTCTCCTACACTGTCTACGAGAAGCGGGACGCCCTCACCCGCTCGGTCTCGTTCCGCAACGGCGGGAAGGAAAGCCTCGTCCTCGACCGGGTCTTCAGCGCGAGCGTCGACTTCCCCCACGCGAACCTCGATTTCCTCCAGCTCTCCGGCGCGTGGGCGCGGGAGCGCGACGTGATCCGCCAGCCGCTCCGCTCGGGCATCCAGTCGGTCGAGAGCCGGCGCGGGGCGAGCAGCCACCAGCAGAATCCCTTCATCGCCCTCCTCGACCCGAAGGCCGACGAGCGGCAGGGGGAGGTCTACGGTCTCAGCCTCGTCTACAGCGGGAACTTCCTCGCCCAGGCCGAGGTCGACCAGATGGGGACGACGCGCGTCCAGATCGGCATCAACCCGTTCGACTTCTCCTGGAAGATCGAGCCCGGCGCCTCCTTCCAGGCCCCGGAGACGGTCCTGGTCTATTCCGCCGAGGGCCTCGACGGGATGTCCCAGACCTACCACAGCCTCTACCGGGAGCGGCTGGCCCGCGGCGCGTGGCGGGACAAGGAACGGCCCGTCCTCGTCAACAACTGGGAGGCGACCTACTTCGACTTCACCGCGACGAAGCTCGAGGCACTGGCCCGCGAGTCGAAGAAGCTCGGCGTCGAGCTCCTCGTCCTCGACGACGGCTGGTTCGGCAAGCGGAACGACGACACCACCTCCCTCGGCGACTGGGTCGTCGACCGGAAGAAGCTCCCGAAGGGCCTCGCCGACCTCTCCGCCCGCATCCACAAGATCGGCCTCAAGTTCGGCCTCTGGTTCGAGCCCGAGATGATCTCCCCCGACAGCGACCTCTACCGCGCCCATCCCGACTGGTGCCTCCACGCGCCGGGCCGGAGCCGGACGACAGGCCGCAACCAGCTGGTCCTCGACTATTCCCGCCCCGAGATCTGCGACTGGATCGTGAAGACGATGGGCGCCGTCCTCTCCGAGGCGAAGATCGATTACGTGAAGTGGGACATGAACCGCCACCTCACCGAGATCGGCTCCGCCACGCTCCCCGCCGACCGGCAGAAGGAGACGGCCCACCGCCACATCCTCGGCGTTTACGGCGTCATGGAACGGCTGACGAGGAAGTTCCCGAAGGTCCTCTTCGAGGGCTGCTCCGGCGGCGGCGGCCGCTTCGATCCCGGCATCCTCCACTACCTGCCGCAGACCTGGGCCAGCGACAACAGCGACGCGATCTCCCGCCTCCGCATCCAGTACGGCACGACCCTCGTCTACCCCGTGAGCTCGATGACGGCCCACGTCTCGGCGGTGCCGAACCACCAGGTCCATCGCCTCACCCCGCTGAAGACCCGGGGCGACGTCGCCATGGCGGGGAACTTCGGCTACGAGCTCGACTTCGGCAACCTCAGCGCCGAGGAGAAGAAGGAGGTCGCCGCGCAGGTCGCCTTCTACAAGCGCCACCGGAAGCTGATCCAGTTCGGCCGCTTCCACCGCCTCGCCAGCCCCTTCGAGGGGAACAGCACCGCCTGGGCCGTCGTCAGCCCCGACGGCGGGGAGGCGCTGGTCTGGAACATCGACGTCCTCCATCCGGCCAATCCCGGGCATCGCCGCCTCCGCGTCGCCGGGCTCGATCCGAAACGGACCTATCGCGTGGTCGGGACGAAGCATACCTTCGGCGGCGACCTGCTGAGGAACGTCGGGCTCCTCGTGCCCCTGCAGAAGCACGACTTCCAGAGCACGGTTTGGGAGTTGAAGGCGGTGTAG